The following DNA comes from Bacteroidota bacterium.
TAAGTTCCAAGGTTAACAATTGTCGGGTCGAAAAAGCTTCCTGAAATTCCTGCTCCTGAAAAAGTGCCACCTGTAGGCGTTACGTTTGGTAGATTTATTGGGACTGAATTTATTCCAATTGAATCAGGGAAACCCGGCTCAAAGGTGATTGTTGGCAAAAGACTTACAATTACAGTATAAATATTAATGCTGTCTCCACCAAGGTAATTTTGCAAAGTATCGTAATATTTGCCAGTGGTATCAGTCCAGTTTCCAAGAATTTCAACACTATCGCCTTCACATATTTCTATTGTATCAACATTATTTAATAGTGAGTTTTCGTACCAAACAATTACTGAATTGAAATAATGTGAAGAAAGTACATCGTTGTCGCCGTCATTGTCAATATCGATTGAAAAAACAGAGTATGCACCATTATATTGATGGGATATTATTTGCATGGCTGAAAAAGTTCCATTCCCAGAATTCAAATAATAGGCAATTCTATTATCGAATGAGGTAGAAACGACATCAATATCTCCATCATTATCCAAATCGATTGTAAATATTGAGAGAGGCCCAAAATTAGTAGTAGAAATAATTTGTTGACTACCAAAATTTCCGGTTCCATCGTTTACATACCAGGCAATTTTATTGTCATTATATGAAGATGAAACTATATCTTTATAACCATCTTCATTAATATCTGCTGCACAAATATCACTTCCTCCTATTATTGAGGATGTAATAACTTGATCTGCTGTAAATATTCCCAAACCATTGTTTTCATTCCAAGATATTCCTTGCCCTTCAGGACCAATAATATCTAAATCATTATCGTAATCCAAATCGAAAGCAATTACAGATTTCATGAAAGAGGTTGTTTCTGAAATTGATTGTGCTATTCCAAAATTGCCATTTCCATCATTTGCATGCCATATAATTTTTCCAAAATTAATATCTGCATGTATTACATCATTATCTAAATCGTTATCTAAATCGGCTGAAATAACTGATATTGCCCCCCAGGCATAATTATAGATAATTTTTTGACTACTGAAATTCCCATTTCCATAGTTCTCATACCATGCAATTTTATTGTCCCATTGCGAAGCTGAGAGAATATCATTGTCGCCATCATTATCTAGATCTATTGCGAAAACTGAA
Coding sequences within:
- a CDS encoding VCBS repeat-containing protein codes for the protein MKHHIIYLLLIIAVKTTFSQLTFNTHIIQNISMDGARTLFAIDLDNDNDIDVIYASEYGQVSWFENFGNGNFSSQQVLTDTAVGAISVFAIDLDNDGDNDILSASQWDNKIAWYENYGNGNFSSQKIIYNYAWGAISVISADLDNDLDNDVIHADINFGKIIWHANDGNGNFGIAQSISETTSFMKSVIAFDLDYDNDLDIIGPEGQGISWNENNGLGIFTADQVITSSIIGGSDICAADINEDGYKDIVSSSYNDNKIAWYVNDGTGNFGSQQIISTTNFGPLSIFTIDLDNDGDIDVVSTSFDNRIAYYLNSGNGTFSAMQIISHQYNGAYSVFSIDIDNDGDNDVLSSHYFNSVIVWYENSLLNNVDTIEICEGDSVEILGNWTDTTGKYYDTLQNYLGGDSINIYTVIVSLLPTITFEPGFPDSIGINSVPINLPNVTPTGGTFSGAGISGSFFDPTIVNLGTYWISYFYTDPNTGCSNSDSVQITVFDGTGIENPA